GAGGAGGGTAATTTGGTCATTTTGACAAAATTAACGGTGTCTAACAGAGTGAAAgtgacggcgatggcatttttgggacaaaatggCTCGTACGATGGCATTTGCTGGAAGTCGCGttcgtcgatggcatttcttggattagggtgtttgtcaatggcatttcatggattttctctAAAGGTAAAGTAGTACGAAGACTTCTTACTACTCATTTTGTATGAACATTATGGATGCTCTAAGACACTGACACTGGACTTGCCACGCAGTGAGCATTTTGATGAATTGTTGTACAGCAAAATGTGCAATACTGGGCATttcgcaagtttttttttttttgtggttttgGTTGGTTTCTTTGTCACGGATGGGTTGAAGAATGTTTTCTCAGATGGGCGTATATATATGGGAAAATATATGGCGGAAACAAACCTGACATAGAACATTGTAGAGCTAACCCTAAACAAAGTTTGAAAGAGTTGGAATTGCAAAGTATTCTTTTAATTTGAATTCAGTTATGAAATACAATTCTGAACTTAATTAACTATTTTCCTAAAATCTAAAAAAGGTATATTAGGCTATAAGAATTTGACCTTCTTGGTAACACATATCAAACGGATCCTATGTATCTATaaagttcatccccactaagtatAGTTAATGTTAATTCTCTCTCTTATGGAGCCACATCACcttaattatttttagcttttgGATCATTCATCAAAAGTGCAAATTACATCTCCTCTCTACAAAAGACATCCCATACAACCTAATCATTTACAACCTTTGAATAATTGATCAagatataaaatatataagcaCATGAAAGAAAATCATATAGTAAAAAAGTAAGAAACTTTTACAACTCATATCTTTGATTTTTATCATAATTTTCTCGTAACAACGTGCGAGGTaccatatactctctccgtccctaaatatttgacgccgttgacttttttaaacatatttgaccgttcgtcttattaaaaacttttgtgaaatatgtaaaactatatgtatacataaaagtatatttaacaatgaatcaaatgataagaaaagaattaatagtttttaataagacgaacggtcaaacatgtttaaaaaagtcaatggcatcaaatatttagggacggagggggtAGTTATTATCGAAATGATTCCGATGATGCATGCCCTTCTTAATTTCTATCAATGTCGTTATTATGTTTGTCCACCACCCTCTAGTACTCCTGATTGCAATGGCAGTCCATGTAACCACACCTCTTATTGATGTTGTTATATGGTTGCCATACACATCAGAGTTTCTTATCATGCTCCTATGACATTGATTTATCTATTTAATGTTTTGTGGGAGCGCCGTGACCTTCTGGCTGCCGTATGGGCATTAGTGTACGTTGCACCGCAAATGTAGTTTGTGCCACTCATTTCTTACCTCAATCCCACTTCATAGGGATCCATATCCACTTAGAGCAAGTCTAATAGTACAgctcactactagctccaattcatctatatttaatctaatagccaattcatataataattgcttactatactattaatatatggtcccacctgtcatacacacagtgtgtcttggagtccgtgctgcagctagctacagatctgtagcccgctgctcttctctctcatcgtttatcttattaaaatatgtttatagctggctaatagcctgctattgtacctgctcttacttCGGGCGCTAAAGATAGAGACGCACAATAAATGAGTCTAACACCACAGTAGAAAAAAGTGATTTTGCAGTTATTTTTATAGCTACAGTTTAAAACAATCAATTGTATTGTACCGCACTACTGTTTCTTTAGTATTGTAGCATACTTTAGAGATTGATCTCGTTCGTTTGCTGTGAATCGGATGGCTGAAAACACCCCAAAGTCATGATACTGTTCATCTGACTTTAACCCCCCCTAAAGTTAGGGGATCTTAATCACTCCGTAGTCCATATAGGTCCTATTTGAGATAGCTGAAATCAATAGATAATCTGATGTTGTGATAACTACTTGAAGGTATAAATGAGTGACACAAAGTTGAAGTTGATTTaggaaactattttaaaattcctataaaaaattatatataaaacatacaatttagaagtttaGGACATGCGCAAACTAAAATCCGAAATCACAAGAGAAGCCATAATCTTTGTTTGGATGGACCGAAATCGAGGCCCACACACATTCGTGGGCCGAGTACTCGAGCTAAAATCTCGACCTTACACGTGGATAGGCCTAGATTTCGGCCCACCCAAACAGGCCAATCGTaggccgctcgcctcctccacctcgccgttTTTCCTCCAGCCGCCGGTCGCAGCCTCCAACCTTCTAGAACCTTCCCCACCGGCGAGATGTTCCTCTCGAAGCTTCCGAACCCTCCCCGCCCGTGGCGTCCTTCCCTTCTAGAagcccctcccctccgcaccctcccccgcctcctcccagcggcggcgccctcgccgACGAGACGGCGGCGCCTCCTCGCGCCTTTGGCCGCCGCCTCCAATTCAGGTTCTCCGTCGAAGGATTCcaaccggtcgccgccgccgccgtcgaagaagaagaagaagaagaagaaggcggccGATGAGAGTGGGAGGTGGAAGTCGGTGCCGCCCGGGATGCGGGAATCCGCCGCCCCCGTCCCCGACGAACCGCCCGCCTCGCCTTGcaccacggcgcggcggcgggcgcgggcggcgtggcGGAAGGTGGCCTCGTTGGTGCCCCGGAAGGCGAGGAGCGTCGTCTTGCTCAATCTGGTCACCATCGTCTTCGGTACGCACGTCATGTACACCCTGCGTTGTGAAAACGCACTTGCCGCGCTTGCACATCACCTGTTCGATGTTATTACGGAGAGAAATGGACAGTACTTGAACAATATTTGATCCTTCTATTTAATTGCAAACTTCATGGAACTAGTGGTTTTCTGTTGAGATGTCTTCTATGCTGCTAGGCTATTTGTACGTTTGCATTTGGGATATGCTTGAGTTGCGAGAGAGTGTTCATGGTCGGTAGGCCTTTGTTTCATTGGTATAGTTTATCTATGTATAGTGAACAGTTTGGTTTACAGTGAAACAGttcatccaatttttttttcatattttgtatTGAAACAATTCTCTTGTCAATAATGTTTGAgtttgatttttatttattgCAGCAAGCAACATTTCTGTTGTTAAAGAGGCGGAGACTATGTTAGATCCTGATCTTTTCAATGTATTGCGCTTCACTATCTCAGCCATTCCTTTTGTACCGCTCTTGTTGAAGGCACTCAATGATGTTCAAGTCTTTATTAGAGGAGTAGAGCTGGGCATTTGGGTAGCCATTGGTTACCTTGCTCAGGCTATTGGTTTAGTCACAGCTGATGCTGGTCGCACGGCTTTCATTTCGTCCCTCACGGTAACATGTTTCTCAAGCTTAGTCCAATAAGGTCCTCCCTAGAATATATAGATTTTCATGGTTCTTTACTCAAATATGTTCAGGTGATCATTGTCCCTTTCTTGGATGGGATCCTTGGAGCAGAAATACCTGCCTATACATGGATTGGAGCACTTTTATCCCTTATTGGGGTTGGTATTCTGGAGTTAAGTGGTTCACCGCCATGTGTAAGTCAGATTATCCACATGAACAGGTTAACAAATTTGTCTGCACTTTTTGTCTATTTTACTTATGACTACAATATTCCTCTCTGTCAAATATCGTTCTTGTTAGAATTTGGTCCTTCGGTCCTCTGGAGTACTGATGTTTTCTTGGTAATATCATTAGGTCGGTGATCTTCTGAACCTCCTTAGTGCCTTTGGTTTTGCAATTCATATGCTCAGGACTGAGCATATTTCCCGAAATATGAAGAAAGAGAATTTTCCAGCTCTTGTTGGATGCCAGGTTTGTTCTCCATTTTTGCAATTTATatcatgatatttttttttactctgtTACAGATGAGGTGCTAAATAGGAAATGTAAACCCAGGTGCTTGTTGTAGCATTTGTATCTGCAGTCTCATTCTTTATTAAATGCTCCGCCAAGAATGTGCACCAGTGGACTTCACAATTACAGTCACCGATGAAGTTATTTGGTGTGATGATACAGTTTCCCTGGTTGTCAATACTATACACAGGCATATTCTCAACTACCTTTTGTTTATGGGCAGAGGTAACATTTTATCCTCACTGCATCAATTCTCTTCAGTTGAGGACAACATTTTGAAGTGTTAATTGTGTGGACCTTTTCATTGTCTTAGGTGGCTGCTATGCGTGATGTATCAGCTACGGAAACTGCAATAATTTATGGTCTGGAACCTGTATGGGGTGCAGCTTTTGCATGGGCTATGCTTGGTGAGAGATGGGGCATGACAGGATTTGTTGGAGCTATCTTCATCATAGGTACATCTTACTACTAATCTTTTTATGTTGTTACTCATGATGGTCTCTGACATTCTGGACTAGAAATGTTATCTACCAAAAAAATAGTTATTAGCCATGATCCAAGAAATGGAAGGATCATTCGTTGGGGAAGATCTCAAAACAAGAAGatgatatgtttttttcttgttttttttttctttttcagctgGTAGCTTTATGGTTCAGATACTGGGATCATTTCCTGATGTATCTAGAGGGGACAGTTGACATGAAAATTGAAGAAGCAGATGAACcattttttcataaataattCAGCGAACTCTTATTAGTGATGATTGAAGTGTTGCTACCTAATAAGAAAGTAAATAGCTAGCATGACAGAGGAATCAAAGTTCGCTGCCTCAACGAAAAGTAAATAGCTAGCATGACAGAGGAATCAAAGTTCGCTGCCTCAACGAAGATAAAGGTGGCTTAGTAGTGACAGCAGCAAGAAGGTGCCTTGGATTAACTACCTGTTGGCTGGAGATAAGCAAAATTTTGGTATGCATAGCTTGACTTGAACATGCCGAGGCTTCATTCGACTAATCGGGTGGGATAAGATATAATGTATTACCCCTGTTCTCAAAAGAATTAATTCACTTTTatacacgaatctggacaagtGCCTGTCAGATTCGTGTTGAAAAGTGAACTCTCTTGTGACGGATGTAGtagggtgtttttttttttatatcgaCAACATTTGTTTTGAGTGTAAATTCAACCACATGATAATGAATGGGCAGTAGCAGTATCGAGTGTCTTTCCTTCAGGCCCTGTCGTCTTTCATCGTCATCGAGCTTGTCTCGCAGCAGAGGATCAGAAAACATGTCACCGTTCATCGTCAAGCTTGTCTCGCAGCAATCTGCCAGAAACATGTCTATCTTTCATGGACATCAGAGACACCTCCAGAGCCTGCACAAGTGTACGACTCTGTCCTCCAGCAATGGTGCCCACTGCCCTCCAAGGCTTCTCAGCAACGTATCCCTGCAAACATTATCCATTGCTACAACGACAGCATCTACCATCACCTGTGTGCCATAGTAAACCTCTCCTCTCACAaacttctcaatttttttttcagatatgGACAATCTGATTTATTTTCATCGCCTCATTGCTTTGTCCTCACTCTTGAATTTCATTTCACCATGATCCGACATGTCAGGTCCACATACATGTCAGCGGTGTGCCGACCCCTCATCGCAGTAAAACtggtcacacacacacatacatacatacatctGAAAACTTCTGATCTGACCACGGTCACATAGGACTGTGTCCCCTGGCTGTCCTCCTCCACTGGAGAGACGGTGATATCGGTGAGTGCATTCACTGGCGTCACGAGGCAAGGTGAGTGAGTGAGAAGCTACTGTTGCTGTAACGCTGTTTgcagtgtgttttttttttttttttttttttttgcaaacagcAACCAAGCTGCCATTCAGCTTCGTCTCGCTGCGCATCGGCATGTGCAAAGATCGACTGAAAAAAGGGCGGTGCTTTTCGCAAGTTTCCTGTGTCGAGGTCGAACGCTACATGATGCAGCCACTAAACTCCCAAAGCTTTCTTGACAGTGGAGGTGGTCTCGgcagctgcctgcctgcctgctccACTGATGCAGCTGAGCTGCTCATCAGGTGGTGGGTGCGGCAACACAACATACAGCCATACAGGATACAGCAGTAGTGCAAAGAGATCATCACAGCATGACTGATTGGTGCTGCAACCAACATGGATTGAGGAACAGCTGAGCTGGTGAacaacaaaatatatgtacagGATGGTAGTGTAAGAGTGTCTGATCATCATCAGGGTGTAGTACAAAAACCCCTCCCCAGGTGTTTGCCATTGCATTGCACAGGTCAGGACTGAAGAAGATTAGTGCCTCTACTTCCCCCccgctttttctttcttttgttacAGGCGTCGCGGAGGTCAGGAGAAGCGAAAACGCGAGCGGTAAATCTAATCATATAGGAAAGAAACAGGGataaagagagagggggaaaattGAGGGCAGAAGGGTTGGTTGTTTAATAGTAGTAGCTGTTGTTGTTGCcgttgctgctgttgttgtaGCCGATGTAATTGTTGCGATACCGCATCCCGTACTGCTCATAGAATGTGTCCCCATAGTTCACGGCCTTGATCTCCACCATTCGCCGCTTGGTGTCCACCTCCTGGACAGCACCAAAGACGATCTCGTTTGTCGTCTCGCAGCTCTGCTCGTAGAAAGTTTGCGGGCCTGCGGAGTACTGCCTGTGCTGCTGCAGGTGCTGCTGGTGGTACATCTGCTGCTCTGGCTGTTGCTGAGGGGCATGCTGCATGTCCCAGCCGTTGAAGTAAGGCCGGCCATGGCGGACATGGTGAACTTTTTCAGGCTCCTTCGTCATGAAGGCGTAGTTCTTCCGAGGAGTAGCTGCTCTCATGTCCAATGGTGGCGGTGTCTCATCATGTGGGATGGCGTAACTTTCTTGCACCGGCCAAGGGTTGGCTCTTTGCTGCTGAAGGTGATGATGGTACTGATGGGTTGGGCGTTTCTTTCGTGAGAATATCTCTACCGCAGATGATTTTGCTCCTCCGATGAGCTT
The Oryza sativa Japonica Group chromosome 6, ASM3414082v1 DNA segment above includes these coding regions:
- the LOC4340722 gene encoding uncharacterized protein, whose translation is MFLSKLPNPPRPWRPSLLEAPPLRTLPRLLPAAAPSPTRRRRLLAPLAAASNSGSPSKDSNRSPPPPSKKKKKKKKAADESGRWKSVPPGMRESAAPVPDEPPASPCTTARRRARAAWRKVASLVPRKARSVVLLNLVTIVFASNISVVKEAETMLDPDLFNVLRFTISAIPFVPLLLKALNDVQVFIRGVELGIWVAIGYLAQAIGLVTADAGRTAFISSLTVIIVPFLDGILGAEIPAYTWIGALLSLIGVGILELSGSPPCVGDLLNLLSAFGFAIHMLRTEHISRNMKKENFPALVGCQVLVVAFVSAVSFFIKCSAKNVHQWTSQLQSPMKLFGVMIQFPWLSILYTGIFSTTFCLWAEVAAMRDVSATETAIIYGLEPVWGAAFAWAMLGERWGMTGFVGAIFIIAGSFMVQILGSFPDVSRGDS